In Bosea vestrisii, the following are encoded in one genomic region:
- the ccmE gene encoding cytochrome c maturation protein CcmE, giving the protein MTRKQRRLVVIASVGVVLGLAAGLVAYALRDSIVFFYGPTEIVEKGLTPGTRLRLGGLVETGSVERGSNQRVSFAVTDGKTRTMVSYTGLLPDLFREGQGVVTEGVLEAPGRFRADSVLAKHDETYMPREVADALKKQGHWQPGETKAGAPAAPATK; this is encoded by the coding sequence TTGACACGCAAGCAGCGCCGTCTCGTGGTTATCGCCTCGGTCGGTGTCGTGCTTGGCCTCGCAGCCGGGCTGGTCGCCTACGCGCTCCGGGATTCGATCGTCTTCTTTTACGGCCCGACCGAGATCGTCGAGAAGGGTCTCACCCCCGGCACACGCCTGCGCCTAGGGGGCCTGGTCGAGACAGGGTCGGTCGAGCGCGGCTCCAATCAGCGCGTCAGCTTCGCCGTCACCGACGGGAAGACCAGGACCATGGTCAGCTACACCGGCTTGCTGCCGGATCTCTTCCGCGAGGGGCAGGGTGTGGTCACCGAAGGTGTGCTCGAAGCGCCCGGGCGCTTCCGCGCCGATTCCGTCCTCGCCAAGCATGACGAGACCTATATGCCGCGCGAAGTCGCCGATGCATTGAAAAAGCAGGGCCATTGGCAGCCCGGCGAAACCAAGGCTGGCGCGCCCGCAGCGCCGGCCACGAAATAG
- a CDS encoding response regulator transcription factor: MRLLIVEDDAEAAAYLVKAFREAGHVADHAPDGLEGYAMAQGGGYDVLVVDRMLPRMDGLSVIRSLREQGETVPALILSALAQVDDRVKGLRAGGDDYLPKPYAFSELLARVEVLSRRRGAPASEPTTYRVGDLLLDRLAHRVTRAGEEIVLQPREFRLLEYLMKHAGQVVTRTMLLENVWDYHFDPQTNVIDVHVSRLRSKVDKGFEHPMIHTIRGAGYMVRDTAR, from the coding sequence ATGCGACTCCTGATCGTTGAAGACGACGCCGAGGCGGCAGCCTATCTGGTCAAGGCCTTTCGCGAGGCCGGCCATGTCGCCGACCATGCTCCTGACGGGCTCGAGGGCTACGCCATGGCCCAGGGCGGCGGCTACGACGTGCTCGTCGTCGACCGCATGCTGCCGCGCATGGACGGGCTCTCGGTGATCCGCTCATTGCGCGAGCAGGGCGAGACGGTACCCGCGCTGATCCTGTCCGCGCTCGCCCAGGTCGACGATCGGGTGAAGGGCCTGCGTGCCGGCGGCGACGACTACCTGCCCAAGCCCTACGCCTTCTCCGAGCTGCTCGCCCGCGTCGAGGTGCTGTCGCGCCGCCGCGGGGCGCCGGCTTCCGAGCCGACGACCTATCGCGTCGGCGATCTCCTGCTCGACCGGCTGGCGCACCGCGTCACCCGCGCCGGCGAGGAGATCGTGCTGCAACCGCGCGAATTCCGCCTGCTCGAATATCTGATGAAGCATGCGGGGCAGGTCGTGACCCGCACCATGCTGCTTGAGAACGTCTGGGATTATCACTTCGATCCGCAGACCAACGTCATCGACGTGCATGTCTCGCGGCTGCGCTCCAAGGTCGACAAGGGTTTCGAGCACCCGATGATCCACACCATTCGCGGCGCTGGATACATGGTCCGTGACACAGCTCGCTGA
- a CDS encoding heme lyase CcmF/NrfE family subunit → MFVEIGHFALALALGVAVVQTIVPLWGVTRNDPALASVGPAAAIACFLLVALSFGCLMASYVASDFSVENVAANSHSTQPLIYKLTAVWGNHEGSMLLWVLILVLFGALVALSRRSLPVKLRAGTLAAQGSVSVAFLAFTLLTSNPFRRLVPAPGEGQDLNPILQDLGLAIHPPLLYVGYVGFSITYAFAVAALIEGKIDAVWARAVRPWTLLAWTFLTLGIAMGSYWAYYELGWGGWWFWDPVENASLMPWLAGTALIHSTVVMEKRDALKVWTILLAILTFSLSLLGTFIVRSGVLTSVHSFASDPQRGLFILGILIAFIGGSLALFAWRAPLLKQGGLFAPVSRESALVVNNLFLATACATVFIGTLYPLVLEMVTGDKISVGPPFFNATFVPLLVPLLLLLPIGQTLAWKRGDLLGAAQRAQVAFGVGVITTLAIFAFVRGGPVLAPLGIGLGVFLVVGAFWEIGERIVARASGASAIWSRAKGLPRSAWGSALGHAGVGISVIGIAATAWGTESIGMLKVGESLTSGRYTVTLEAVTPRTGPNYREDAARFRIVAYGRELEPVEAMKRIYTARAMPTTEAGIRTVGLGQAYISLGELDDNGAIAVKLLDKPLILLIWIGALVMAAGGGLSLTDRRFRLAAPRRVAAPAAMPQPAE, encoded by the coding sequence TTGTTCGTTGAGATCGGTCATTTTGCGTTGGCGTTGGCGCTGGGCGTCGCGGTCGTCCAGACGATCGTGCCGCTTTGGGGCGTGACCAGGAACGATCCGGCTTTGGCCTCGGTCGGCCCGGCGGCGGCGATCGCCTGCTTCCTCCTTGTCGCGCTCTCCTTCGGCTGCCTGATGGCGTCCTATGTGGCTTCCGACTTTTCGGTCGAGAACGTCGCCGCCAATTCGCATTCGACGCAGCCGCTGATCTACAAGCTGACCGCGGTCTGGGGGAACCATGAGGGCTCGATGCTGCTCTGGGTTCTCATCCTCGTGCTGTTCGGTGCGCTGGTCGCATTGTCGCGCCGCTCGCTGCCGGTGAAGCTGCGGGCCGGCACCCTCGCTGCCCAAGGCAGCGTCAGTGTCGCCTTCCTCGCCTTCACGCTGCTGACCTCGAACCCGTTCCGGCGCCTCGTCCCGGCGCCGGGCGAGGGGCAGGACCTCAACCCGATCCTGCAGGATCTCGGCCTCGCGATCCATCCGCCGCTGCTCTATGTCGGCTATGTCGGCTTCTCGATTACCTATGCCTTCGCCGTCGCGGCATTGATCGAAGGAAAGATCGATGCGGTCTGGGCGCGCGCCGTCCGGCCCTGGACCTTGCTGGCCTGGACCTTCCTGACGCTTGGTATCGCGATGGGCTCCTACTGGGCCTATTACGAGCTCGGCTGGGGCGGCTGGTGGTTCTGGGACCCGGTCGAGAACGCTTCGCTGATGCCCTGGCTCGCCGGTACGGCGCTGATCCACTCGACCGTGGTGATGGAGAAGCGCGACGCGCTCAAGGTCTGGACGATCCTGCTCGCCATCCTGACCTTCTCGCTCTCGCTGCTCGGCACCTTCATCGTCCGCTCGGGCGTTTTGACCTCGGTGCACTCCTTCGCCAGCGACCCGCAGCGCGGCCTGTTCATCCTCGGCATCCTGATCGCCTTCATCGGCGGCTCGCTGGCGCTGTTCGCCTGGCGCGCGCCACTGCTGAAGCAGGGCGGCCTGTTCGCGCCGGTGTCACGGGAGAGCGCGCTCGTCGTCAACAACCTCTTCCTGGCGACGGCCTGCGCAACCGTCTTCATCGGCACGCTCTATCCGCTCGTGCTGGAAATGGTGACCGGCGACAAGATCTCGGTCGGCCCACCCTTCTTCAACGCCACTTTCGTGCCGCTGCTGGTGCCGCTCTTGCTGCTGCTGCCGATCGGCCAGACTCTGGCCTGGAAGCGCGGCGACCTGCTCGGCGCCGCCCAGCGCGCACAGGTCGCGTTCGGCGTCGGCGTGATCACGACGCTGGCGATCTTCGCCTTCGTCCGTGGCGGGCCGGTGCTGGCGCCACTCGGCATCGGTCTCGGCGTCTTCCTTGTCGTTGGGGCGTTCTGGGAGATTGGCGAGCGCATTGTCGCGCGCGCCAGCGGCGCCTCGGCGATCTGGTCGCGGGCGAAGGGCCTGCCGCGCTCGGCCTGGGGTTCGGCGCTCGGCCATGCCGGCGTCGGCATCAGCGTGATCGGCATCGCCGCTACAGCCTGGGGTACCGAGTCGATCGGCATGCTCAAGGTTGGGGAGAGCCTGACCAGTGGCCGCTACACCGTGACGCTGGAGGCCGTGACGCCGCGCACCGGTCCAAATTACCGCGAGGACGCTGCCCGCTTCCGCATCGTCGCCTATGGCCGCGAGCTGGAGCCGGTCGAGGCGATGAAGCGAATCTACACGGCGCGCGCCATGCCGACTACCGAGGCAGGCATCCGCACTGTGGGGCTCGGGCAGGCCTATATCAGCCTGGGCGAGCTCGACGACAACGGTGCTATAGCGGTCAAGCTGCTCGACAAGCCGCTGATCCTCCTGATCTGGATCGGCGCGCTGGTGATGGCGGCGGGCGGCGGGCTCTCGCTGACCGACCGGCGCTTCCGGTTGGCCGCGCCGCGACGCGTGGCGGCGCCGGCTGCGATGCCGCAACCGGCCGAGTGA
- a CDS encoding cytochrome c-type biogenesis protein, with translation MRAVLLVLVGILAFSAPAAAVQPDEVLKNPALEQRARGISSGLRCLVCQNQSIDDSDAPLAKDLRILVRERLTAGDSDGAVIDFVVARYGDFVLLRPPMNTRTIALWAAPFLIVLFGAVFLWRRRYRSAAPASAALTAEEQARLDELVKRSDS, from the coding sequence ATGCGTGCTGTCCTGCTCGTCTTGGTCGGGATACTGGCGTTCTCGGCTCCGGCCGCCGCCGTGCAGCCCGACGAGGTGCTGAAGAACCCGGCGCTGGAGCAGCGCGCGCGGGGAATATCCTCCGGCCTGCGCTGCCTGGTCTGCCAGAACCAGTCGATCGACGATTCCGATGCGCCGCTCGCCAAGGATCTGCGCATCCTGGTACGCGAACGGCTTACGGCCGGTGACAGCGACGGAGCGGTGATCGATTTCGTCGTCGCCCGTTATGGCGACTTCGTCCTGCTGCGTCCGCCGATGAATACGCGCACGATCGCGCTCTGGGCCGCTCCTTTCCTCATCGTGCTGTTCGGGGCTGTCTTCCTATGGCGTCGGCGTTATCGCAGCGCCGCTCCTGCCAGCGCCGCGCTGACTGCCGAAGAGCAGGCGAGGCTGGACGAGTTGGTGAAGCGCAGCGATTCCTGA
- a CDS encoding ATP-binding protein: protein MTQLADHRAAEAVRPGRLRFLPHLVRTTAFKLTAIYLVVFALFAVFVLGYVAWNAKNLLDDQIRSTIDAEIQGLAEQQRLGGIRRLVQVIERRSRGPGASLYLVTTPLGERVAGNIEALPPGTLDRQGESEIEYARSSEALDQTNHAIVRVFMLPAGFRLLVGRDVEERERLRVVIKRAAAWSFLLVVVLGCFAGWFVARRVLKRIDGMNDTARSIMAGDLKGRLAIAGTGDELDRLAENLNAMLDRIGELMSGMQQVSDNIAHDLKTPLTRLRNRAEEALRTAQSPEQLRTALDGAIEEADGLIRVFNALLMIARLETRQITDSMAPLDLAEIVDGLSELYEPLAEEAGLTLSASVEPGLSLIGNRELVGQALANLIDNALKYGKPDSEAPATVAVTARRVGESIELGVADHGPGIPEADRGRVLERFVRLDQSRTKPGFGLGLALASAVAHLHGGMIRLSDNAPGLDVVMLLPVAPLPVDRPLPEAPAGSTSQPNGAGFQSA, encoded by the coding sequence GTGACACAGCTCGCTGACCATCGGGCAGCGGAAGCGGTACGACCCGGCCGCCTGCGCTTCCTGCCGCATCTCGTCCGCACCACGGCTTTCAAGCTGACGGCGATCTATCTCGTCGTCTTCGCGCTCTTTGCCGTCTTCGTGCTGGGCTATGTCGCCTGGAACGCCAAGAACCTGCTCGACGACCAGATCCGCTCGACCATCGACGCCGAGATCCAGGGCCTGGCCGAGCAACAGCGTCTCGGTGGCATCAGGCGGCTCGTCCAGGTCATCGAACGGCGCTCGCGCGGGCCGGGCGCCTCACTCTATCTCGTCACGACGCCGCTGGGCGAGCGCGTCGCCGGCAACATCGAGGCGCTGCCGCCGGGCACGCTCGACCGCCAGGGCGAGAGCGAGATCGAATACGCCCGCTCCTCCGAGGCGCTCGACCAGACCAACCACGCCATCGTCCGGGTCTTCATGCTGCCGGCGGGCTTTCGTCTGCTGGTCGGCCGCGACGTCGAAGAGCGCGAGCGCCTGCGCGTCGTGATCAAGCGGGCGGCCGCCTGGTCGTTCCTGCTCGTCGTCGTGCTCGGCTGCTTCGCTGGTTGGTTCGTGGCGCGCCGGGTGCTGAAGCGCATCGACGGCATGAACGACACCGCCCGCTCGATCATGGCTGGCGACCTCAAGGGCCGGCTCGCCATCGCCGGCACCGGCGATGAGCTCGACCGGCTGGCCGAGAACCTCAATGCCATGCTCGACCGGATCGGCGAGCTGATGAGCGGGATGCAGCAGGTCTCGGACAACATCGCCCACGACCTCAAGACGCCGCTGACCCGCCTGCGCAACCGCGCCGAGGAGGCCCTGCGCACAGCGCAGTCGCCCGAGCAGCTCCGCACCGCACTCGACGGCGCGATCGAGGAGGCGGATGGGCTGATCCGCGTGTTCAACGCGCTCTTGATGATCGCGCGGCTGGAAACCCGCCAGATCACCGACAGCATGGCGCCGCTCGACCTCGCCGAGATCGTCGACGGGCTCTCCGAGCTCTATGAGCCACTGGCCGAAGAGGCGGGGCTCACTCTGTCCGCCTCGGTCGAGCCCGGCCTGTCGCTCATCGGCAATCGCGAGCTGGTCGGCCAGGCGCTGGCCAATCTGATCGACAACGCGCTGAAATATGGCAAGCCGGATAGCGAGGCGCCGGCGACTGTCGCGGTGACGGCGCGCCGCGTCGGCGAGAGCATCGAGCTTGGCGTTGCCGATCACGGCCCCGGCATTCCCGAAGCAGACCGTGGCCGTGTGCTCGAGCGTTTCGTTCGGCTCGACCAGAGCCGTACGAAGCCGGGTTTCGGGCTCGGGCTCGCGCTCGCTTCAGCGGTCGCACATCTGCATGGCGGCATGATCCGCTTGTCCGACAACGCGCCGGGGCTCGATGTCGTGATGTTGCTGCCGGTTGCGCCGCTTCCTGTGGACAGGCCTCTCCCGGAGGCGCCTGCGGGCTCGACATCCCAGCCGAACGGGGCAGGGTTCCAGTCGGCCTGA
- a CDS encoding trypsin-like peptidase domain-containing protein: MITQEQNNTPITPTRSPATARSILKRGALVAGAATLSIGLMAGLADNFLNTHGAANAQPVQLSGLQQTQLPSFADVVDRVKPAVVSVRVKAKVVASAGEEGGPAGIEGLPPGHPLERFLRRFGEEGSGPRGPQQQPRAQLSQGSGFFVSQDGYVVTNNHVVANAAEVQLVTDTGKTLSAKVIGTDPRTDVALLKVNESGSYPFVQLAAGKPRIGEWVLAVGNPFGLGGTVTAGIVSAQGRDIGSGPYDDFLQIDAAVNRGNSGGPTFNQKGEVVGVNTAIYSPSGGNVGIAFAIPAATVQSVVEQLKEHGSVARGFIGVQIQPVTAEVADAIGLKDAKGALIAEAQANGPAAKAGLKRGDTILAVNGEKIADARELSRKIATFAPGAKTSLTIWRDGKEREVSFEVGRQPAA, translated from the coding sequence ATGATCACCCAAGAACAGAACAACACCCCCATCACCCCCACTCGCTCGCCGGCCACCGCCCGCTCGATCCTGAAGCGCGGCGCCCTCGTCGCCGGCGCGGCGACGCTCAGCATCGGCCTGATGGCCGGCCTCGCCGACAATTTCCTCAACACTCACGGTGCCGCCAACGCGCAGCCGGTGCAGCTTTCCGGCCTGCAGCAGACGCAGCTGCCGTCCTTCGCCGACGTGGTCGACCGGGTTAAGCCCGCTGTCGTCTCAGTCCGCGTCAAGGCCAAGGTTGTCGCCAGCGCCGGCGAGGAGGGTGGTCCTGCTGGTATCGAGGGCTTGCCCCCCGGCCATCCGCTCGAGCGCTTCCTCCGCCGCTTCGGCGAGGAGGGCTCGGGTCCGCGCGGACCGCAGCAGCAGCCGCGCGCTCAGCTCTCGCAGGGCTCGGGCTTCTTCGTCAGCCAGGACGGCTATGTCGTCACCAACAACCATGTCGTCGCCAATGCGGCCGAGGTCCAGCTCGTCACCGATACCGGCAAGACGCTCTCGGCCAAGGTGATCGGCACCGATCCGCGCACGGATGTCGCGCTGCTCAAGGTCAACGAGTCCGGCAGCTACCCCTTCGTTCAGCTCGCTGCGGGCAAGCCGCGCATCGGCGAGTGGGTGCTGGCGGTGGGCAATCCGTTCGGCCTCGGCGGCACCGTGACCGCGGGCATCGTCTCGGCCCAGGGGCGCGATATCGGCTCCGGCCCCTATGACGACTTCCTGCAGATCGACGCGGCGGTGAACCGCGGCAATTCCGGTGGTCCGACCTTCAACCAGAAGGGCGAGGTCGTCGGCGTCAACACTGCGATCTACTCGCCGTCGGGCGGCAATGTCGGCATCGCCTTCGCTATACCTGCTGCCACCGTCCAGAGCGTCGTCGAGCAGCTCAAGGAGCATGGCTCGGTCGCCCGCGGCTTCATCGGGGTGCAGATCCAGCCTGTCACCGCCGAGGTCGCCGATGCGATCGGCCTGAAGGACGCCAAGGGCGCCCTGATCGCCGAGGCACAGGCCAACGGCCCTGCCGCCAAGGCTGGCCTCAAGCGCGGCGATACCATCCTTGCGGTCAATGGCGAGAAGATCGCCGACGCCCGCGAGCTCTCGCGCAAGATCGCGACCTTCGCGCCCGGCGCCAAGACGAGCCTGACGATCTGGCGCGACGGCAAGGAGCGCGAGGTCTCGTTCGAGGTTGGCCGCCAGCCGGCGGCCTGA
- the ccmI gene encoding c-type cytochrome biogenesis protein CcmI, which translates to MLIWIIFAAMTGAAVMAVLWPLGRRAPALTADTAGATALYRAQLAEIDRDLARKLIGAAEVEAAKTEAARRLLRETATESMPAGESEPALRRRRAASAIALSCVPLLALLIYGAYGSPTVPDQPLAARMKANPGQDFELALARIESHLAANPTDGKGWSVLAPVYLRQGRFDDAAKAFANAIRYDGATSERQGGQAEAHMLAAGGVVTAAARASLAEALKLDPANPRARFFMAIAQEQDGQMPAAIAALKALLADAPTDAPWTPTVRARLEELERSSAPADALASLPEAERMTAIRGMVDGLAARLAEGGGSLADWSRLIRSQAVLGEREAAQKSLSTARERLVADQAAASALDGLRSELGLQELAR; encoded by the coding sequence ATGCTGATCTGGATCATCTTCGCGGCCATGACGGGCGCAGCGGTCATGGCGGTGCTCTGGCCGCTCGGCCGCCGAGCGCCGGCGCTCACCGCCGATACGGCCGGAGCGACCGCGCTCTACCGCGCCCAGCTCGCAGAGATTGATCGCGATCTCGCTCGAAAGCTGATCGGCGCTGCCGAGGTCGAGGCGGCCAAGACCGAGGCGGCGCGCCGGCTTCTGCGCGAGACGGCAACTGAATCGATGCCGGCCGGCGAGAGTGAGCCGGCACTGCGGCGACGCCGCGCGGCGTCCGCGATCGCGCTCTCCTGTGTGCCCTTGCTAGCGCTGTTGATTTACGGCGCCTACGGCTCGCCGACCGTCCCGGACCAGCCGCTCGCGGCACGGATGAAGGCAAATCCGGGGCAGGATTTCGAGCTGGCGCTGGCACGGATCGAGTCCCATCTCGCCGCCAACCCCACTGATGGCAAAGGCTGGAGCGTGCTCGCGCCGGTCTATCTGCGTCAGGGGCGTTTTGACGACGCTGCAAAGGCCTTCGCCAACGCGATCCGCTATGATGGCGCGACAAGCGAGCGGCAGGGCGGCCAGGCCGAGGCGCATATGCTTGCTGCCGGCGGCGTAGTCACGGCCGCGGCGCGTGCAAGCCTTGCCGAGGCGCTGAAGCTCGATCCGGCCAATCCGCGTGCCCGGTTCTTCATGGCGATCGCGCAGGAGCAGGATGGGCAGATGCCGGCTGCGATCGCGGCGCTCAAGGCCCTGCTCGCCGATGCGCCGACCGACGCGCCCTGGACGCCTACGGTGCGTGCACGCCTCGAGGAATTGGAACGTTCTTCTGCTCCGGCCGATGCGCTCGCCAGCCTGCCCGAGGCCGAGCGTATGACGGCGATCCGCGGCATGGTCGACGGCCTTGCCGCGCGACTCGCCGAGGGCGGCGGCAGTCTTGCCGACTGGTCACGCCTGATCCGCTCGCAAGCCGTCCTTGGCGAACGCGAGGCCGCGCAGAAGTCGTTGTCCACTGCCCGCGAGCGTCTTGTGGCCGATCAGGCGGCAGCGTCTGCCCTTGATGGCCTGCGCAGCGAGCTCGGCCTGCAGGAGTTGGCGCGATGA
- a CDS encoding bifunctional [glutamine synthetase] adenylyltransferase/[glutamine synthetase]-adenylyl-L-tyrosine phosphorylase produces MGEPLCERLKAAPILPARGKVEALWREDLIERLFDADAGERLAAHLASNEASAALVAGILAHSPFLTQIMRRDPEGLFASLTVAPEERRDALLAGIAAFATPEMATADLMRELRRFRQAMALLLALADIGGVWPVETVTAALSATADMAVKLASEHALHQAAGLGRIELPDPTEPGKGSGLVVLALGKHGAGELNYSSDIDIVVFFDPEMAEAAGVAEPTSFFVKLTQQIARIIQERTPDGYVFRVDLRLRPDPGSTHVAVALPTAYAYYETVGQNWERAAMIKARPVAGDLDLGRRFIADLAPFIWRKYFDFAAIADIHAMKRQIQSVKGFETLSLPGHNVKLGRGGIREIEFFVQTQQLVFGGRRPALRGPRTLEMLGELTRENWISPQARDELTESYCWLRTIEHRLQMRHDEQTQTLPTDAADLDAFARFCGYPSAKAFGKDLEAHARRVEGHYALLFEDAPSLASEAGSLSFTGTENDPETLATLSKLGFRQPAVAAETVRGWHFGRRAAVTSARAREVLTELTPALLVALGRTTDPDGALAHLDNAFVRMPAAVELLTLLRSHEALLQLFAEILGSAPRLAKVAALYPHVLDAVIDPAFSAPRHDAERVAQRVRAMVGTPPPSVEDGLDRMRDAARQENFLVGARLLSGVVNAEQAAQGYAAVAEACIRAAFDDTRAAFAADHGLVAGAEAVVLGMGRLGAGELTPSSDLDVMLLYERPDDAEASDGGRPLDPVTWHVRFTQRLVAALTVPTRRGTLYQIDMRLRPSGNKSPAATQFEGFRAYHQGEAEIWEEMALTRARVVAGDAGLKAKVEAAIRDILLRKRDPAKVATAVAEMRALIAKEKGESDPWDLKLAAGGLTDLDFLAQFLVLAHGHDHPQLLARTTAGVFIAARDTDVIPAEDAERLAGAARFIGDVQLWQRFAVEEGFDPKAVPERVLRRIATAVGLPDAKMLKAELDETRSAVRAIFKRLLGGVRAA; encoded by the coding sequence GTGGGCGAGCCGTTATGCGAACGCCTGAAGGCGGCCCCGATCCTGCCGGCGCGCGGCAAGGTCGAGGCGCTCTGGCGTGAGGACCTGATCGAGCGCCTGTTCGACGCCGATGCCGGCGAGCGGCTCGCCGCCCATCTTGCGAGCAATGAAGCCTCCGCCGCGCTGGTTGCCGGCATCCTCGCTCATTCGCCCTTCCTGACGCAGATCATGCGACGCGATCCGGAGGGTCTGTTCGCCTCGCTGACCGTAGCCCCGGAGGAGCGTCGCGACGCACTGCTGGCTGGGATCGCCGCCTTCGCCACGCCGGAGATGGCGACCGCCGATCTGATGCGCGAACTGCGCCGCTTCCGCCAGGCGATGGCGCTGCTGCTCGCACTCGCCGACATCGGCGGCGTCTGGCCGGTGGAGACAGTCACCGCCGCGCTCAGCGCCACCGCCGACATGGCGGTGAAGCTCGCCAGCGAGCACGCGCTGCATCAGGCCGCCGGCCTTGGCCGGATCGAGCTTCCTGACCCGACCGAACCCGGCAAGGGCTCCGGCCTCGTCGTGCTGGCGCTCGGCAAGCATGGCGCCGGCGAGCTGAACTACTCCTCCGACATCGACATCGTCGTCTTCTTCGATCCGGAGATGGCGGAGGCCGCCGGCGTCGCCGAGCCGACGAGCTTCTTCGTCAAACTCACCCAGCAGATCGCCCGCATCATCCAGGAACGCACGCCGGACGGCTATGTCTTCCGCGTCGACCTGCGCCTGCGGCCCGATCCCGGCTCGACCCATGTCGCCGTCGCACTGCCGACGGCCTATGCCTATTACGAGACGGTCGGCCAGAACTGGGAACGCGCCGCGATGATCAAGGCGCGGCCCGTCGCCGGCGACCTCGATCTCGGGCGCCGCTTCATCGCCGATCTCGCTCCCTTCATCTGGCGCAAATATTTCGACTTCGCCGCCATCGCCGACATCCATGCGATGAAACGGCAGATCCAGTCGGTGAAGGGCTTCGAGACGCTCAGCCTGCCCGGCCACAACGTCAAGCTCGGCCGCGGCGGCATCCGCGAGATCGAGTTCTTCGTCCAGACCCAGCAGCTCGTCTTCGGCGGAAGGCGCCCGGCGCTGCGCGGGCCGCGCACGCTCGAGATGCTGGGCGAACTCACCAGGGAGAACTGGATCAGCCCGCAGGCGCGCGACGAACTGACGGAATCCTATTGCTGGCTGCGCACCATCGAGCACCGGCTGCAGATGCGCCATGACGAGCAGACGCAGACCCTGCCGACCGATGCCGCCGATCTCGATGCCTTCGCCCGCTTCTGCGGCTATCCCTCGGCCAAGGCCTTCGGGAAGGATCTTGAGGCGCACGCAAGGCGCGTCGAGGGCCATTATGCCCTTCTGTTCGAGGACGCTCCCAGCCTTGCCAGCGAGGCCGGATCGCTCTCCTTCACCGGCACCGAGAACGATCCAGAGACGCTGGCGACGCTGAGCAAGCTCGGATTCCGCCAGCCGGCGGTCGCGGCCGAGACGGTCCGCGGCTGGCATTTCGGCCGCCGCGCCGCCGTCACCAGCGCCCGTGCTCGCGAGGTGCTGACCGAGCTGACGCCGGCGCTGCTCGTCGCTCTCGGCCGCACCACCGATCCGGATGGCGCGCTCGCCCATCTCGACAACGCCTTCGTCCGCATGCCGGCGGCGGTCGAATTGCTGACCCTGCTGCGCTCGCACGAGGCCTTGCTGCAGCTCTTCGCCGAGATCCTCGGCAGCGCGCCGCGTCTCGCCAAGGTCGCGGCGCTCTATCCGCATGTGCTCGATGCGGTGATCGACCCCGCCTTCAGCGCTCCGCGCCACGATGCCGAACGGGTGGCGCAGCGCGTGCGCGCCATGGTCGGAACGCCGCCGCCCAGCGTCGAGGACGGGCTCGACCGCATGCGCGACGCCGCCCGGCAGGAGAACTTCCTCGTCGGTGCCCGGCTGCTCTCCGGCGTGGTCAATGCCGAACAGGCGGCGCAGGGCTATGCCGCGGTCGCCGAGGCCTGTATCCGCGCCGCCTTCGACGACACCCGCGCCGCCTTCGCCGCCGACCATGGCCTCGTTGCGGGCGCCGAGGCCGTGGTGCTCGGCATGGGCCGTCTTGGCGCCGGTGAACTCACGCCCTCATCCGATCTCGACGTCATGCTGCTCTATGAGCGGCCGGACGACGCTGAGGCCAGCGATGGCGGACGCCCGCTCGATCCCGTCACCTGGCATGTCCGTTTCACCCAGCGCTTGGTCGCAGCGCTGACGGTGCCGACCCGGCGTGGCACGCTCTACCAGATCGACATGCGCTTGCGGCCCTCCGGCAACAAGAGCCCGGCGGCAACGCAGTTCGAAGGCTTCAGGGCCTATCATCAGGGCGAGGCCGAGATCTGGGAGGAGATGGCGCTGACCCGCGCCCGCGTCGTCGCGGGCGATGCAGGTCTCAAGGCAAAGGTCGAAGCCGCGATCCGGGACATCCTGCTGCGCAAGCGCGATCCGGCCAAGGTCGCCACGGCCGTCGCCGAGATGCGGGCGCTGATCGCCAAGGAGAAGGGCGAGAGCGATCCCTGGGACCTCAAGCTCGCAGCTGGAGGCCTGACCGATCTCGATTTCCTTGCGCAGTTCCTGGTGCTCGCCCATGGCCATGATCACCCGCAGCTCCTCGCTCGCACCACGGCAGGTGTCTTCATCGCGGCGCGCGATACCGATGTCATCCCGGCTGAAGATGCCGAGCGGCTCGCGGGCGCGGCGCGCTTCATTGGGGACGTCCAGCTCTGGCAACGTTTTGCGGTGGAGGAGGGCTTCGATCCCAAGGCCGTGCCGGAGCGCGTCCTGCGGCGGATAGCGACGGCGGTGGGCCTGCCCGACGCCAAGATGTTGAAGGCAGAGCTCGACGAGACGCGCAGCGCCGTGCGCGCGATCTTCAAGCGTCTGCTGGGCGGGGTACGCGCTGCCTGA